The proteins below come from a single Mercenaria mercenaria strain notata chromosome 3, MADL_Memer_1, whole genome shotgun sequence genomic window:
- the LOC123525631 gene encoding uncharacterized protein LOC123525631, producing the protein MEPIKPRDALFGGRTNAVTLYHEVDESTNQEIKYADICSLYPYVNKYKEYPLHHPVILSQEEIDMTNLRKYRDLLKCKVLPPQDLWLPVLPMHCNKKMVYTLCRTCAEKELETCSHSQEERVLVGVWTSVELNKALDLGYKVIEVYQIWHFKEWSDTVYKEYINKYLKRKQEASGYPNWVKTQADKDKFKSDYFQAEGVLLEDVEKNFGERAMAKTMLNCLWEKNAQNNVLPKSEYIDKSARLYEIMADSQKKVHYFDFFEHDEFSLINYSDYTDMSEPHAAASLVVAAFVTAYARLELYSVLERLGDRVLYFDTDSCMYIYGPDKYNIPITDSRLGKWTDEVPNGRIVKYVALGPKNYGYEYIVNGERHTVCKVKGITLDYNTTQKVNFNSMIQAVQNRESFSELVEYPYRIKRHRDRKVTSELQTKTFRSVYTKRVVVDLYKTVPYGYVQS; encoded by the coding sequence ATGGAACCGATCAAACCTCGAGATGCCCTGTTTGGTGGACGTACCAATGCAGTCACTCTCTACCATGAAGTAGACGAAAGCACCAATCAAGAGATCAAGTACGCTGATATTTGTTCACTGTATCCGTATGTGAACAAATACAAAGAATATCCCCTCCATCACCCTGTCATTCTAAGTCAGGAGGAAATTGATATGACAAACCTTAGGAAATACAGGGATTTGCTCAAGTGTAAGGTACTCCCTCCTCAAGATTTATGGTTACCCGTCCTACCCATGCATTGCAACAAGAAAATGGTGTACACCTTGTGCCGTACATGTGCAGAGAAAGAACTTGAGACCTGCTCACACTCACAGGAGGAAAGGGTCTTGGTCGGGGTTTGGACTTCAGTGGAATTGAATAAGGCTTTAGATCTAGGTTACAAAGTCATTGAAGTATATCAAATCTGGCACTTCAAGGAATGGAGCGACACTGTCTATAAGGAATACATCAATAAGtacttgaaaagaaaacaagaggccAGTGGTTATCCCAACTGGGTTAAAACTCAAGCTGATAAAGACAAGTTCAAAAGCGACTACTTTCAGGCCGAAGGTGTCCTCCTTGAAGATGTAGAGAAGAATTTTGGCGAAAGGGCCATGGCCAAAACCATGCTGAATTGTCTCTGGGAAAAGAATGCCCAAAACAATGTTTTGCCAAAATCGGAATACATTGACAAGTCAGCCAGGTTATACGAGATCATGGCTGACTCTCAGAAAAAAGTCCACTACTTTGACTTCTTTGAACATGATGAGTTTTCTCTGATCAATTATTCCGATTACACGGATATGTCAGAACCCCATGCAGCAGCCAGTCTGGTAGTTGCAGCGTTTGTCACTGCCTATGCTAGGTTAGAACTGTACTCAGTCCTGGAACGTTTAGGGGATCGGGTCTTGTACTTTGACACAGACAGTTGTATGTACATTTACGGCCCGGATAAATACAACATCCCCATTACAGACAGTCGTTTGGGAAAGTGGACGGATGAAGTACCCAATGGAAGAATTGTCAAGTATGTTGCCCTGGGTCCTAAAAACTACGGGTACGAGTACATTGTCAATGGGGAACGCCACACGGTGTGCAAGGTCAAAGGAATTACCCTGGATTACAATACCACCCAAAAAGTCAATTTCAACAGTATGATACAAGCTGTCCAAAACAGGGAATCCTTTTCAGAACTCGTTGAATATCCATACCGTATCAAAAGACACAGAGATAGAAAGGTCACCAGTGAACTCCAGACCAAGACTTTCCGTTCGGTGTATACAAAACGTGTCGTGGTGGATCTATATAAGACCGTGCCTTACGGATATGTTCAGTCGTAG